The following proteins are co-located in the Pararhizobium capsulatum DSM 1112 genome:
- a CDS encoding DoxX family protein — translation MSQQRADTTIISACHGAMISHPVRRVALLLVCTPYLLSGIHKLMDFDAGIAEMSRNGLLPAAPYAAATILLQLGCCAMILTGFCRWLGALVLAAFTLAASVIANAFWQTTPQMYETMRADFADHLALVGGLLLIAWYGLHKYKNRGEDDWK, via the coding sequence ATGAGCCAGCAACGTGCCGACACCACGATCATTTCTGCATGTCATGGGGCGATGATCAGTCATCCCGTCCGGCGCGTCGCTCTTCTCCTGGTCTGCACACCCTATCTGCTGAGCGGCATTCACAAGCTCATGGACTTCGACGCCGGCATTGCCGAAATGAGCCGGAACGGTCTCCTGCCTGCGGCGCCCTATGCCGCAGCGACGATCCTCCTGCAGCTTGGCTGCTGCGCCATGATCCTCACCGGCTTTTGCCGTTGGCTGGGCGCCCTGGTTCTGGCCGCTTTCACCCTCGCGGCCTCCGTCATCGCCAATGCCTTCTGGCAAACGACGCCACAAATGTATGAGACCATGCGTGCCGATTTCGCCGACCATCTGGCGCTGGTGGGCGGGCTCCTGCTGATCGCATGGTACGGACTTCACAAATATAAGAACCGTGGCGAAGACGACTGGAAATAG
- a CDS encoding BtpA/SgcQ family protein produces the protein MSRFGETFINPKPILGMLHLAGESPAAKLDQAEEEARIMAGEGIDGLVVENYFGDAEDVERVLERLCGLDLGTRIGINVLRDNVCAFKLAKLYPVSFIQVDSVAGHLPLEQDAPFAADLAAHRESVPALLLGGVRFKYQPILSGRPEDEDVRIGASRCDGLVVTSDATGQPTDMDKVARFRTATGGTVPLLIGAGLTETNAAEQLAHADGAVVGSWFKHDHRDTGRVEAAHVARLMRAVRAARHAA, from the coding sequence ATGAGCCGTTTCGGCGAGACATTTATTAACCCAAAACCCATTCTCGGCATGTTGCATCTGGCTGGAGAAAGCCCCGCGGCGAAGCTCGACCAGGCCGAGGAAGAAGCCCGCATCATGGCCGGCGAAGGGATCGACGGTCTTGTCGTCGAGAACTATTTCGGTGATGCCGAGGATGTTGAACGGGTGCTGGAGCGGTTGTGCGGCCTTGATCTGGGAACGCGCATCGGCATCAATGTGCTGCGGGACAACGTATGCGCCTTTAAGCTCGCCAAACTTTATCCGGTCTCCTTCATCCAGGTCGATTCCGTCGCCGGCCATCTCCCGCTGGAACAGGATGCGCCTTTTGCGGCCGATCTTGCCGCGCACCGCGAAAGCGTTCCGGCGCTGTTGCTCGGTGGTGTGCGGTTCAAATACCAGCCGATCCTGTCGGGCCGACCCGAGGACGAGGACGTGCGCATCGGCGCATCCCGCTGTGATGGTCTTGTTGTGACCTCGGACGCCACCGGCCAGCCGACCGACATGGACAAGGTGGCACGTTTCCGCACGGCTACAGGCGGAACAGTGCCGCTGCTGATCGGAGCCGGCTTGACTGAAACCAATGCCGCGGAACAATTGGCGCATGCCGACGGCGCCGTCGTCGGTAGCTGGTTCAAGCACGACCACAGGGATACTGGCCGCGTCGAGGCGGCCCATGTCGCCCGTCTGATGCGGGCCGTGCGCGCAGCAAGGCACGCCGCATGA
- a CDS encoding ureidoglycolate lyase: MNAPDVIVARPVTPDNFARFGTVYDLTNDTDPKAIWTAGEGWSDGFTRMPLIEGSGHLGVTRTAAAPWLCAAMERHPGTEEAIFCAAQPIILAVAPASDANAANREDIEAFVIEPGQAVVMRRGVWHDACRGASGPAAYYWMAICGLGESPWVPVAGGPRLVQADPEENT; encoded by the coding sequence ATGAACGCCCCGGATGTCATTGTTGCCCGTCCGGTGACGCCGGACAATTTTGCACGCTTCGGCACGGTCTACGATCTCACCAATGATACCGATCCCAAGGCTATCTGGACCGCAGGTGAGGGCTGGAGCGACGGTTTTACCAGGATGCCCCTGATCGAGGGTTCCGGCCATCTTGGCGTAACACGCACCGCCGCCGCTCCGTGGCTCTGCGCGGCAATGGAACGGCATCCGGGGACCGAAGAAGCGATCTTCTGTGCGGCACAGCCGATCATTCTTGCTGTTGCCCCCGCATCAGACGCCAATGCGGCCAATCGGGAAGATATTGAAGCCTTCGTGATTGAACCGGGTCAAGCTGTCGTGATGCGCCGCGGCGTTTGGCACGATGCCTGCCGGGGTGCGTCCGGTCCTGCGGCCTACTACTGGATGGCCATTTGCGGACTTGGCGAAAGCCCCTGGGTTCCCGTTGCAGGGGGCCCAAGACTGGTGCAAGCAGATCCGGAGGAAAACACATGA
- a CDS encoding carbohydrate kinase family protein — MTAFFIGDVAIDEYYTADRWPGRADKGRVTELPAEIGGSIANAAVVHARLGGETQFISLLNSSPLSQRLIADLRENRVRVDHMLTDPAIPESRNLIFLVDGEHIVLTVEMGEQPMWLTSESLKALRRPGFLYTTLYRVRRLHARTEDGVLKQAALLADLRQHERRSIFDLDVGGCAPEDMPYLTGAAVVIFNQVGFRAAFGHDDITRIGPWTRDYQIGWVVRTLAANGAEACNGDTVLRTAGFPVDVIDVTGAGDTFGGSLTWCLSQGQNFNEALDFSVAAASRSVTIHGPRGGKASADEIRRWREKGHQ; from the coding sequence ATGACCGCCTTTTTCATCGGTGACGTGGCGATTGACGAGTATTATACCGCCGATCGTTGGCCCGGCCGCGCCGACAAGGGCCGGGTCACCGAACTGCCTGCCGAAATCGGCGGCTCAATCGCCAATGCCGCCGTCGTCCATGCAAGGCTTGGCGGCGAGACGCAGTTCATCTCGCTGCTGAACTCCAGCCCGCTGTCGCAGAGGCTGATTGCCGACTTGCGGGAGAACCGCGTCCGCGTCGATCATATGCTGACAGATCCCGCCATTCCGGAATCACGCAATCTTATCTTTCTCGTCGACGGCGAGCATATCGTGCTGACCGTCGAAATGGGCGAGCAGCCGATGTGGCTCACATCGGAGAGCCTGAAAGCGTTGCGTCGGCCCGGCTTTCTCTACACGACGCTTTACCGCGTTCGCCGGCTGCACGCCCGGACAGAGGATGGCGTCCTGAAGCAAGCCGCCCTTCTTGCCGATCTCCGTCAACATGAGCGCCGTTCCATCTTCGATCTCGACGTCGGCGGCTGCGCGCCCGAAGACATGCCCTATCTCACAGGCGCCGCTGTCGTCATCTTCAATCAGGTCGGCTTCCGCGCCGCCTTCGGCCATGATGACATCACCCGCATCGGCCCCTGGACGCGGGATTATCAGATAGGATGGGTGGTGCGCACACTCGCCGCCAACGGCGCTGAGGCCTGCAACGGCGACACGGTCCTGCGCACGGCCGGATTTCCTGTGGATGTCATCGACGTCACCGGTGCCGGGGACACGTTCGGTGGCTCGTTGACCTGGTGCCTTTCGCAAGGCCAGAACTTTAACGAAGCACTGGACTTCTCCGTCGCAGCGGCATCCCGTTCGGTGACCATCCATGGACCGCGCGGCGGCAAGGCAAGCGCCGACGAAATCCGCCGCTGGCGTGAAAAAGGACACCAGTAA
- a CDS encoding IS5 family transposase, with the protein MRGSDVRSGQLFSYVDLEDRVRRDHPLRAIRQIVNDALVLLEREFAGLYSPIGRPSIAPEKLLRAMLLQAFYSIRSERLLMERLEYDLLFRWFVDIGIDDPAWDHSVFSKNRDRLLEGDIAAKFLGAILSQPKVKRLLSTDHFSVDGTLIEAWASMKSFKPKDGSGEPPSDDGGRNVEADFHGERRSNETHASTTDPDARLYRKGKGKEAKLCFMGHGLMENRHGLLVDAYLTEASGYAERVAALHMIEPFAGRTQATTLGADKAYDTKDFVKDLRSMKVTPHVAQNVNGRRSAIDGRTTRHSGYGVSLRIRKRIEEAFGWIKTVAGQDKTKFRGRDRVGWAFTFAAAAYDLVRLPKLMAVSS; encoded by the coding sequence ATGCGCGGCAGCGATGTGAGGAGCGGTCAACTTTTCAGTTATGTCGATCTTGAGGATCGTGTTCGTCGGGATCATCCGCTGCGGGCCATTCGTCAGATCGTGAACGACGCGCTCGTTTTGTTGGAACGGGAGTTTGCAGGGCTCTATTCACCGATCGGGCGGCCATCGATCGCGCCTGAGAAGCTTCTGCGCGCCATGCTTTTGCAAGCCTTCTATTCGATCCGTTCTGAGCGGCTTTTGATGGAGCGACTGGAATACGATCTTCTGTTCCGCTGGTTCGTGGACATTGGCATTGACGATCCAGCCTGGGACCATTCGGTGTTTTCGAAGAACCGCGACCGGTTGCTAGAAGGAGACATCGCCGCGAAGTTCCTGGGTGCGATCCTTTCGCAGCCCAAGGTAAAGCGGCTGTTGTCAACGGACCACTTCTCTGTGGATGGCACGCTGATCGAAGCCTGGGCGTCGATGAAGAGCTTCAAGCCGAAGGACGGCTCGGGCGAGCCACCATCGGATGACGGCGGTCGGAATGTGGAAGCAGACTTTCATGGCGAAAGGCGTTCCAACGAGACGCATGCTTCAACGACCGATCCGGATGCAAGACTTTATAGAAAGGGAAAAGGCAAGGAGGCCAAGCTGTGCTTCATGGGGCACGGGCTGATGGAAAACCGCCATGGCCTGCTGGTCGATGCCTACCTGACGGAGGCCAGCGGATATGCCGAACGGGTAGCGGCGCTGCACATGATCGAGCCCTTCGCTGGGCGGACACAAGCGACTACCCTGGGTGCCGACAAGGCCTATGACACAAAGGACTTCGTCAAAGATTTGCGGTCGATGAAGGTGACGCCCCATGTGGCGCAGAACGTCAATGGTCGCCGCTCCGCCATTGACGGGCGCACGACGCGCCATTCCGGCTATGGGGTCAGCTTGCGTATCCGCAAGCGCATCGAGGAGGCGTTCGGCTGGATCAAGACTGTCGCGGGGCAGGACAAGACGAAGTTCCGTGGTCGCGACCGCGTCGGATGGGCCTTCACCTTCGCGGCTGCCGCCTATGATCTGGTGCGGTTACCGAAACTGATGGCGGTGTCGTCATGA
- a CDS encoding IclR family transcriptional regulator, whose product MTTDSEEADRYRAPALDKGLDILELLAGVDGGLTQAEISKKLNRSPNEFYRMLDRLVRRGYVTRIDGDRYSLTLKLFGLAQLHAPVRRLASYATPLMRELAQRSKQANQLAVFDRGAAVVVAQQEAPDYWGISIRVGSHISLFDTGSGHVLLAFRSAEDREMMISEHVKSRSEVTLSDEFYARLDQIRERGYEMMASAQTAGVYNLSAPILGPDGAGIAALTVPYITLVNNPTAPDITRTISMLVETAAQLSLLAGSDVAAVQE is encoded by the coding sequence ATGACGACAGACAGCGAAGAGGCCGATCGTTACCGCGCGCCCGCTCTCGATAAGGGATTGGACATTCTGGAACTTCTGGCCGGCGTCGATGGCGGTCTGACCCAGGCCGAAATTTCCAAGAAGCTTAATCGCAGCCCGAACGAATTCTACCGCATGCTCGACCGGCTCGTGCGGCGCGGCTACGTGACGCGCATTGACGGCGACCGGTATTCGCTGACGCTGAAGCTCTTCGGCCTTGCCCAGCTTCACGCCCCGGTGCGCCGTCTTGCATCCTATGCCACACCGTTGATGCGCGAGCTTGCGCAACGCTCGAAGCAGGCCAACCAGCTGGCCGTCTTTGACCGCGGTGCAGCCGTCGTCGTCGCCCAGCAGGAAGCCCCGGATTACTGGGGTATCTCGATCCGCGTCGGCTCCCATATCAGCCTGTTCGATACGGGTTCCGGCCATGTTCTGCTCGCCTTCCGGTCTGCCGAAGACCGCGAGATGATGATCTCCGAGCATGTTAAAAGCCGCAGCGAAGTAACCCTCTCCGACGAGTTCTATGCCCGGCTCGACCAGATCCGCGAGCGCGGCTACGAGATGATGGCCAGCGCCCAGACGGCCGGCGTCTATAACCTCTCGGCACCGATCCTTGGGCCGGATGGGGCGGGTATCGCCGCCCTCACGGTGCCCTATATCACCCTCGTCAACAATCCAACCGCCCCTGACATCACCCGCACCATTTCAATGCTGGTGGAAACGGCTGCCCAGCTTTCGCTACTGGCAGGTTCCGATGTTGCAGCGGTGCAGGAATAG
- a CDS encoding amidohydrolase family protein, protein MIIDTHLHLINKSALSYPWLSSAPALDRDYLYETYALEAKRAGIGMSLHMEVDVDPSQMEKETAEIKRLSETAGSLLNGAIAACRPEEPDFPAYLERQVANLFVKGFRRVLHVVSDDVSEGATFRENIKRLGGTRFTFDLCVLPHQIPKALALADLAPDVQFILDHCGVPDIKSGKDLPWRDHMAEISRRPNVVAKISGVVAYAEAENWNVETLRPYVEHTISAFGWDRVIWGSDWPVCTLGGNLSTWVAATHALIEGSSIDERTKLLSANARRLWSL, encoded by the coding sequence ATGATCATCGATACCCACCTGCATCTCATCAATAAATCAGCGCTGAGCTATCCGTGGCTGTCATCCGCCCCTGCCCTCGACCGCGATTATCTCTACGAAACATATGCCCTGGAGGCCAAGCGCGCCGGCATCGGCATGTCGCTTCATATGGAAGTGGATGTCGATCCATCGCAAATGGAGAAGGAAACCGCTGAAATAAAGCGGCTATCCGAGACGGCCGGCAGCCTGCTCAACGGTGCGATCGCCGCTTGCCGGCCCGAAGAACCGGATTTCCCCGCCTATCTCGAACGCCAGGTGGCAAATCTTTTTGTCAAAGGTTTTCGCCGGGTGCTGCATGTCGTGTCGGATGACGTTTCAGAGGGTGCGACCTTCCGCGAAAACATCAAGCGGCTCGGCGGAACACGCTTCACCTTCGATCTCTGCGTCCTGCCGCACCAGATCCCGAAGGCCCTTGCACTTGCCGACCTCGCTCCCGATGTCCAGTTTATCCTCGACCATTGCGGCGTTCCGGACATCAAGAGCGGCAAGGATCTCCCATGGCGCGATCATATGGCAGAGATCTCCCGCCGCCCGAACGTCGTTGCGAAGATTTCCGGCGTGGTCGCCTATGCAGAGGCGGAGAATTGGAATGTCGAAACGCTGCGCCCCTATGTCGAACACACGATCAGCGCCTTCGGGTGGGATCGCGTCATCTGGGGCAGCGACTGGCCGGTTTGCACATTGGGTGGCAATCTGTCCACATGGGTCGCCGCGACGCATGCGCTGATCGAGGGCTCATCCATTGATGAGCGCACGAAGCTGCTCTCGGCGAATGCCCGCAGGCTGTGGTCACTCTAG